One stretch of Amycolatopsis sp. NBC_00345 DNA includes these proteins:
- a CDS encoding helix-turn-helix transcriptional regulator, which produces MSATSGELGAFLRTRRAELNPEQMGLPAVGGRRRVPGLRREEVAQLAMISTDYYTRLEQGRLTGASTAVLDALADALRLDDNERSYLYQLTNKKVRRRTAPVEHVWPQTQLLLDNLVDTPAMVLGRCFDVLAWNTLAAALFIDFDQVPQHHRNYLRLLFLHSDVRSRYEDWRGIARTCVAFLRMAVVERPADPRLAEVVADLSVHDPDFRTWWAERNVDYQTFGTKSLRHPLAGAFTLDWQLLRSAHDDGQTIFVMTAPAETRSQEAIRFLAAWTDPSPANPLAAR; this is translated from the coding sequence ATGAGCGCTACCAGCGGGGAACTCGGCGCGTTCCTGCGGACCCGCCGGGCGGAACTGAACCCCGAGCAGATGGGGCTGCCCGCGGTCGGTGGCCGACGCCGCGTGCCCGGTCTGCGGCGCGAGGAGGTCGCCCAGCTCGCCATGATCAGCACCGATTACTACACGCGGTTGGAGCAGGGGCGGCTGACCGGAGCGTCCACCGCGGTGCTGGACGCCCTCGCCGACGCCCTGCGCCTCGACGACAACGAGAGAAGCTACCTGTACCAGCTCACGAACAAGAAGGTGAGGCGGCGGACCGCTCCGGTCGAGCACGTGTGGCCGCAGACGCAACTCCTGCTCGACAACCTGGTCGACACTCCGGCGATGGTGCTCGGCCGGTGCTTCGACGTGCTCGCCTGGAATACCTTGGCGGCCGCGTTGTTCATCGATTTCGATCAGGTGCCGCAGCACCACCGCAATTATCTGCGACTGCTGTTCCTCCATTCCGACGTCCGCAGCCGCTACGAAGACTGGCGCGGCATCGCCCGCACGTGCGTGGCCTTCCTCCGCATGGCCGTCGTGGAACGCCCGGCTGACCCGCGGCTGGCCGAGGTGGTCGCCGACCTGTCCGTCCACGACCCGGACTTCCGGACCTGGTGGGCCGAACGCAACGTCGACTACCAGACCTTCGGAACCAAGTCGCTACGGCACCCGCTCGCCGGTGCGTTCACCCTGGACTGGCAGCTGCTGCGGTCAGCGCACGACGACGGCCAGACCATCTTCGTCATGACGGCGCCGGCGGAGACCCGGTCCCAGGAGGCGATCCGGTTTCTCGCCGCATGGACCGACCCGTCACCCGCCAATCCCCTTGCCGCACGGTGA